A window of Paenibacillus polygoni contains these coding sequences:
- a CDS encoding DUF402 domain-containing protein, whose protein sequence is MKRKFGDRANWRRITNRQFACRYVESEEFTGYLSLYTIHDLKEPLWKTYGGYTFCTADKGYSWLQYFPKDEHYVVTAMFDDQDQIVEWYIDTCRNQGITDQGVPWFDDLYLDVIVLKDGEIFLLDEDELDDALEKGHITTADYELSTRTAQYLLQTIDAHSFPYFKMSLEDRANLFENGDFKE, encoded by the coding sequence ATGAAAAGAAAATTCGGAGATCGGGCCAATTGGCGAAGAATTACCAATCGGCAGTTTGCTTGCCGCTATGTGGAGAGCGAAGAATTCACAGGATATTTATCCCTTTATACGATTCATGATTTGAAGGAACCGCTGTGGAAGACTTACGGCGGATATACGTTTTGTACGGCAGATAAAGGTTACTCTTGGCTTCAGTATTTTCCAAAAGATGAACACTACGTTGTGACAGCAATGTTTGATGATCAGGACCAAATTGTTGAATGGTACATTGATACGTGTCGTAATCAGGGGATTACGGATCAAGGAGTACCTTGGTTTGATGATTTATATCTTGATGTGATTGTCCTCAAAGATGGAGAGATATTTTTACTGGATGAAGATGAACTGGATGATGCGCTGGAGAAAGGCCACATCACAACAGCAGATTATGAATTATCAACGAGAACGGCTCAGTATCTTCTTCAGACGATCGATGCTCATTCCTTTCCTTATTTCAAAATGTCCTTGGAAGATCGGGCAAATTTATTTGAAAATGGTGACTTTAAGGAGTAA
- a CDS encoding methionine gamma-lyase family protein → MKAVFSEEIVRLGQEIEEKIEGRLREVDRIIDKNQWKVIEAFQKKQVSDYHFAGSTGYAYNDRGREVLDEVYAEVFGAEAALVRPHFASGTHTIATALYGVLRPGDELLYITGTPYDTLHKVIGKAGDGTGSLHDFGITYQETALTAEGNIDWSAVEAAINERTKVIGIQRSRGYDWRSSFTVAQIEEMVQKVKALKEDVIVFVDNCYGEFTEEKEPTEVGADLIAGSLIKNPGGGIAETGGYICGKEKYVQLAAYRLTAPGIGGEVGAMLGTTRGIYQGLYLAPSTVGQAIKGSVFAAAMFEAVGFTTKPAWHEMRTDLIQAVSFDGPDHLIAFVQGIQKASAIDSHVVPEPWDMPGYEHPVIMAAGTFIQGGSLELSADAPIREPYIGYMQGGLTYSHVKYGVLMALQTMKDRNLL, encoded by the coding sequence ATGAAGGCCGTTTTTTCAGAAGAAATTGTACGTTTAGGGCAAGAGATTGAAGAAAAGATTGAAGGTAGACTTAGAGAAGTCGACCGAATCATCGACAAGAATCAGTGGAAAGTCATTGAAGCTTTTCAGAAGAAGCAAGTAAGTGATTACCATTTTGCAGGATCGACTGGATATGCATACAATGATCGCGGACGTGAAGTGCTGGATGAAGTGTATGCTGAAGTCTTCGGGGCAGAAGCAGCATTAGTGCGCCCGCATTTTGCCTCAGGAACACATACCATTGCTACAGCGCTATATGGAGTGCTTCGTCCAGGAGATGAACTGCTGTATATTACAGGCACACCGTATGATACGTTACATAAAGTCATAGGAAAAGCTGGAGATGGCACAGGTTCATTACATGATTTTGGAATTACGTATCAGGAGACTGCGCTTACTGCTGAGGGTAACATTGATTGGAGTGCGGTGGAAGCAGCAATCAATGAACGTACAAAAGTGATCGGTATTCAGCGTTCCAGAGGTTATGACTGGAGATCCTCGTTTACGGTGGCACAAATTGAAGAGATGGTTCAAAAAGTGAAGGCGTTAAAAGAAGACGTCATTGTTTTTGTGGACAATTGTTATGGAGAATTTACGGAAGAGAAGGAACCTACAGAAGTAGGCGCTGATCTAATTGCAGGTTCTCTGATTAAAAATCCGGGCGGCGGTATTGCCGAAACCGGTGGCTATATTTGCGGAAAAGAAAAGTATGTTCAGCTTGCTGCTTACCGGCTTACAGCACCAGGAATCGGCGGCGAAGTGGGAGCGATGCTGGGGACGACAAGAGGGATTTACCAAGGTTTATATCTAGCTCCTTCCACTGTTGGACAAGCAATCAAAGGAAGTGTATTTGCTGCGGCTATGTTTGAAGCGGTTGGCTTTACCACAAAACCGGCATGGCATGAGATGAGGACCGATCTCATTCAGGCTGTCTCTTTTGATGGTCCAGACCATCTCATTGCTTTTGTACAAGGAATTCAGAAAGCTTCAGCCATCGATAGTCATGTGGTACCAGAACCTTGGGACATGCCGGGGTATGAGCATCCCGTGATCATGGCAGCAGGAACTTTTATTCAAGGTGGAAGCCTTGAACTATCCGCAGACGCACCGATTAGAGAACCTTACATAGGATATATGCAAGGTGGTCTTACTTACTCTCATGTAAAATACGGCGTTCTTATGGCACTGCAAACAATGAAAGATCGTAATTTACTGTGA
- the hflX gene encoding GTPase HflX → MANSTHETNMDMKDKAILVSLVTDQVKKSGINPEYSLEELVKLAETAGVEVLSVISQNKEKADTKWFIGKGKVEELRLVADELGATTAIFDQDLSGAQVRNLEASLDLKIIDRTQLILDIFAQRANTREGIIQVELAQHSYLLPRLSGHGKNLSRLGGGIGTRGPGESKLETDRRHIRNRISDLKRQLEEVTRHRKLYRERRKKSGVIQVALVGYTNAGKSTLLKQLTAADVYIENQLFATLDPTSRTMELPNGKEIVLTDTVGFIQNLPHDLVAAFRATLEEVNEADLILHVVDASSEMREDQMKVVHKILEELGAADKPQIVLFNKKDACTPEQLQMLPSGKGYKKISAFDEADLLSIREMIQEELAGETVKFRIPAERGDITSVIYRVGDVINTEYDESDVIYEVQVQQGEYEKHGYLLKDFIEV, encoded by the coding sequence ATGGCAAACTCCACGCACGAAACAAATATGGATATGAAAGATAAAGCAATTTTGGTTAGTCTGGTGACAGATCAAGTGAAAAAAAGCGGAATTAACCCAGAGTATTCACTGGAGGAACTTGTGAAACTGGCTGAGACAGCAGGAGTTGAAGTACTTAGCGTAATTTCGCAGAATAAGGAAAAAGCAGATACCAAATGGTTTATCGGAAAAGGAAAAGTGGAAGAACTTAGACTCGTCGCGGATGAGCTTGGGGCAACTACGGCTATTTTTGATCAAGATCTCTCGGGTGCTCAAGTAAGGAACCTGGAAGCAAGCCTTGATCTCAAAATCATTGACCGTACTCAGCTCATCCTTGATATTTTTGCCCAAAGAGCAAATACAAGAGAAGGTATTATCCAAGTCGAACTCGCACAGCACTCTTATTTACTTCCGCGTTTGTCCGGTCATGGCAAGAATTTATCACGTCTAGGCGGCGGAATTGGTACCCGTGGACCGGGGGAAAGCAAGCTTGAAACAGATCGTAGACATATTCGTAATCGAATCAGCGATTTGAAACGTCAATTGGAAGAAGTGACGCGCCATCGTAAACTATACAGAGAGCGCCGTAAAAAGAGCGGAGTTATTCAGGTTGCTCTTGTTGGTTATACGAACGCGGGGAAATCCACCCTGCTCAAACAACTGACAGCAGCAGATGTCTATATTGAGAATCAATTATTTGCCACCCTAGATCCTACTTCTCGTACGATGGAACTTCCAAACGGCAAGGAAATTGTTCTAACCGATACGGTTGGATTTATTCAAAATTTACCGCATGATTTAGTCGCGGCATTCCGCGCTACTCTTGAAGAAGTGAATGAGGCTGATCTCATCCTTCATGTAGTGGATGCATCGTCCGAGATGAGAGAAGACCAGATGAAAGTGGTTCATAAGATCCTGGAAGAGCTTGGAGCGGCGGATAAACCGCAGATTGTTCTATTTAATAAAAAAGACGCGTGTACACCAGAACAGCTTCAAATGCTGCCATCAGGTAAAGGGTACAAGAAGATTAGTGCCTTTGATGAAGCGGATTTACTCAGTATTCGTGAGATGATCCAAGAGGAACTGGCAGGAGAAACGGTAAAGTTCCGTATACCTGCAGAAAGAGGAGACATTACTTCCGTTATATATCGTGTGGGTGATGTAATTAACACAGAATATGATGAAAGTGATGTTATATATGAAGTACAAGTTCAGCAAGGGGAATATGAGAAGCACGGATACTTGCTGAAAGATTTTATTGAAGTTTAA
- a CDS encoding YdcF family protein, producing the protein MKIEKISKRQRLKEVIYATKARKRFFKTILLLAVLFVIWIGYTQWRILTPSETHISGQKVDVGIVLGASLWGDVPSPGLQERLDHALMLYEKGTFTYFIVSGGLDSSEHRYTEAEGMQQYLVRQGVDPKYILLENEATSTYENLLYSRRIMNEHGLRSSVIITHDFHGMRSLEIAAFLDYDQPMISLAESVAMPFWPSQIRESLAYSKWKMDQIMLSF; encoded by the coding sequence ATGAAGATAGAGAAGATAAGTAAGAGACAAAGATTAAAAGAGGTTATCTATGCCACGAAGGCTAGAAAGCGATTTTTTAAGACAATCCTTCTGCTTGCTGTTCTCTTTGTAATTTGGATCGGGTATACCCAGTGGAGAATCCTTACACCAAGCGAAACCCATATAAGCGGACAAAAGGTAGATGTCGGAATTGTACTTGGAGCCTCGCTTTGGGGAGATGTACCGAGTCCTGGTTTGCAGGAACGATTGGACCATGCGCTGATGTTATATGAAAAAGGGACTTTTACTTATTTCATCGTGAGCGGAGGGCTTGATAGTTCTGAGCATAGATACACGGAAGCTGAAGGGATGCAGCAGTATCTTGTTCGGCAGGGAGTAGATCCAAAGTACATTCTTTTAGAGAATGAAGCTACAAGTACGTACGAGAATTTACTATACAGTAGACGTATCATGAATGAACATGGCCTTCGTTCTTCGGTCATCATTACTCATGATTTTCATGGTATGAGATCGCTTGAAATTGCTGCATTCCTTGATTATGATCAACCCATGATTTCATTAGCTGAATCTGTTGCCATGCCATTTTGGCCTAGCCAAATAAGAGAAAGTCTTGCTTACTCGAAGTGGAAGATGGACCAGATTATGCTCTCTTTCTAA
- a CDS encoding AAA family ATPase, whose product MNGRAMAAGGGQEGRPSRQINVVLRNQTDLYSVQGGSAAEVDTTQAQIKDNPQFAMYQDIQKELDELVGLDSIKDFVFEIYAFLQIAQMRTEAGLISGSHVYHMVFKGNPGTGKTTVARIVAKLFQKMGVLTKGHLVEVERADLVGEYIGHTAQKTRDLVKKSLGGILFIDEAYSLARGGEKDFGKEAIDTLVKAMEDHKNQFILILAGYSEEIDFFMQTNPGLPSRFPIQIEFPDYSLDQLIQISELMAKERDYILMPQTILKLKQHLLEEKNDTSQAFSNARYVRNIIEKSIRHQAVRLLNQYSSGNPGKLELMTIRTEDLKLETK is encoded by the coding sequence ATGAATGGAAGAGCGATGGCAGCTGGAGGGGGTCAGGAAGGCAGACCTTCCCGGCAGATTAATGTGGTACTTCGTAATCAGACCGATTTGTATAGTGTACAGGGCGGCTCAGCAGCAGAGGTGGATACAACGCAGGCTCAGATCAAAGATAATCCTCAATTTGCCATGTACCAAGATATTCAAAAAGAGTTAGACGAACTTGTGGGACTTGATAGCATAAAAGATTTTGTGTTCGAAATCTATGCGTTTTTGCAAATTGCACAAATGAGGACTGAGGCGGGCCTTATTAGCGGCTCTCATGTTTACCACATGGTCTTTAAAGGAAATCCGGGTACAGGTAAAACAACGGTTGCGCGAATTGTTGCGAAACTATTTCAGAAGATGGGGGTTCTCACCAAAGGACATTTAGTAGAGGTAGAACGGGCCGATCTTGTGGGTGAATATATTGGACATACCGCTCAAAAAACGCGGGATCTTGTAAAAAAATCGCTCGGTGGTATTTTATTTATTGATGAAGCCTATAGTCTCGCTCGCGGTGGAGAGAAAGATTTTGGTAAAGAAGCGATTGATACATTAGTAAAGGCAATGGAAGACCACAAGAATCAATTTATCCTCATCCTGGCCGGATACTCAGAGGAAATCGACTTTTTTATGCAAACCAATCCTGGTTTGCCTTCTCGTTTTCCCATTCAGATCGAGTTTCCTGACTACTCCCTTGATCAATTGATCCAAATATCTGAACTTATGGCGAAAGAACGGGATTATATTTTAATGCCGCAGACCATACTCAAGTTAAAACAACATTTACTAGAAGAAAAGAATGATACCTCTCAAGCATTCAGCAACGCAAGATATGTTCGAAATATTATTGAAAAGTCGATTCGTCATCAGGCGGTCCGGCTGCTAAATCAATATTCATCAGGAAATCCAGGAAAGCTTGAGCTGATGACCATACGAACAGAGGATTTAAAACTGGAGACAAAATAA